The following are encoded together in the Pan troglodytes isolate AG18354 chromosome 6, NHGRI_mPanTro3-v2.0_pri, whole genome shotgun sequence genome:
- the OR2F2 gene encoding LOW QUALITY PROTEIN: olfactory receptor 2F2 (The sequence of the model RefSeq protein was modified relative to this genomic sequence to represent the inferred CDS: substituted 1 base at 1 genomic stop codon) → MEIDNQMWVREFILLGLSSDWCTQISLFSLFLVTYLMTVLGNCLIVLLIRLDSRLHTPMYFFLTNLSLVDISHATSIVPQLLAHFLAEHKAIPFQSCAAQLFFSLAXGGIESLLPAVMAYDLHVAVSDPLRYSAIMHGGLCARLAITSWVSGFINSLVQTAITFQLPMCTNKFIDHISCELLAVVRLACVDTSSNEAAIMVSSIVLLMTPFCLVLLSYIQIISTILKIQSREGRKKAFHTCASHLTVVALCYGTTIFTYIQPHSGPSVLQEKLISVFYAIVMPLLNPVIYSLRNKEVKGAWHKLLEKFSGLTSKLAT, encoded by the coding sequence atggaaatagatAACCAGATGTGGGTGAGAGAATTTATTCTCCTTGGCTTATCCAGTGACTGGTGCACTCAGATATCCCTGTTTTCCCTGTTCTTGGTCACATACCTCATGACAGTGCTGGGGAACTGTCTCATTGTCCTTCTGATCAGACTGGACAGCCGACTCCACACTCCCATGTATTTCTTTCTCACCAACCTCTCCCTTGTTGATATCTCCCATGCCACAAGCATAGTCCCTCAGCTGCTGGCACATTTTCTTGCAGAACATAAAGCCATCCCATTCCAGAGCTGTGCAGCCCAGTTATTTTTCTCCCTGGCCTAGGGTGGGATTGAGTCTCTTCTCCCGGCAGTGATGGCCTATGACCTCCATGTGGCTGTGTCTGACCCCCTGCGATACTCGGCCATCATGCATGGAGGGCTGTGTGCTAGGTTGGCCATCACATCCTGGGTCAGTGGCTTCATCAACTCTCTTGTACAGACTGCTATCACCTTTCAGCTGCCCATGTGCACTAACAAGTTTATTGATCACATATCCTGTGAACTCCTAGCTGTGGTCAGGCTGGCTTGTGTGGACACCTCCTCCAATGAGGCTGCCATCATGGTGTCTAGCATTGTTCTTCTGATGACACCTTTCTGCCTGGTTCTTTTGTCCTACATCCAGATCATCTCCACCATCCTAAAGATCCAGtctagagaaggaagaaagaaagccttCCACACGTGTGCCTCTCACCTCACGGTGGTTGCCCTGTGCTATGGCACAACGATTTTCACTTACATCCAGCCCCACTCTGGTCCCTCAGTCCTTCAAGAGAAGCTGATCTCTGTCTTCTATGCCATTGTTATGCCTCTGCTGAACCCTGTGATTTATAGTCTAAGGAATAAAGAGGTGAAGGGGGCCTGGCATAAACTATTAGAGAAATTCTCTGGGTTAACATCCAAGCTGGCAACTTGA
- the LOC472567 gene encoding olfactory receptor 2F1: protein MGTDNQTWVSEFILLGLSSDWDTQVSLFVLFLVMYVVTVLGNCLIVLLIRLDSRLHTPMYFFLTNLSLVDVSYATSVVPQLLAHFLAEHKAIPFQSCAAQLFFSLALGGIEFVLLAVMAYDRYVAVCDALRYSAIMHGGLRARLAITSWVSGFINSLVQTAITFQLPMCRNKFIDHISCELLAVVRLACVDTSSNEVTIMVSSIVLLMTPFCLVLLSYIQIISTILKIQSREGRKKAFHTCASHLTVVALCYGVAIFTYIQPHSSPSVLQEKLFSVFYAILTPMLNPMIYSLRNKEVKGAWQKLLWKFSGLTSKMAT, encoded by the coding sequence ATGGGAACAGATAACCAGACTTGGGTGAGTGAATTTATTCTCCTCGGCCTGTCCAGTGACTGGGACACTCAGGTCTCCCTCTTTGTCCTGTTCTTGGTCATGTATGTGGTGACCGTGCTGGGGAACTGTCTCATTGTCCTTCTGATCAGACTGGACAGCCGACTCCACACTCCCATGTATTTCTTTCTCACCAACCTCTCCCTTGTCGATGTCTCCTATGCCACAAGTGTAGTCCCTCAGCTGCTGGCACATTTTCTTGCAGAACATAAAGCCATCCCATTCCAGAGCTGTGCAGCCCAGTTATTTTTCTCCCTGGCCTTGGGTGGGATTGAGTTTGTTCTCCTGGCGGTGATGGCCTATGACCGCTATGTGGCTGTGTGTGATGCCCTGCGATACTCGGCCATCATGCATGGAGGGCTGCGTGCTAGGTTGGCCATCACATCCTGGGTCAGTGGCTTCATCAACTCTCTTGTGCAGACTGCTATCACCTTTCAGCTGCCCATGTGCAGAAACAAGTTTATTGATCACATATCCTGTGAACTCCTAGCTGTGGTCAGGCTGGCTTGTGTGGACACCTCCTCCAATGAGGTCACCATCATGGTGTCTAGCATTGTTCTTCTGATGACACCCTTCTGCCTGGTTCTTTTGTCCTACATCCAGATCATCTCCACCATCCTAAAGATCCAgtccagagaaggaagaaagaaagctttCCACACGTGTGCCTCTCACCTCACGGTGGTTGCCCTGTGCTATggtgtggccattttcacttaCATCCAGCCCCACTCCAGTCCCTCTGTCCTTCAGGAGAAGTTGTTCTCTGTCTTTTATGCCATTTTAACACCAATGCTGAACCCCATGATTTACAGCCTAAGGAATAAAGAGGTGAAGGGGGCCTGGCAGAAACTATTATGGAAATTCTCTGGGTTAACATCAAAGATGGCAACTTGA